In Sciurus carolinensis chromosome 16, mSciCar1.2, whole genome shotgun sequence, the genomic window CGGGCCAGCGACGCATGGGGCCCTGCTGTTCTTCCGGGAACATCTGCACGCCCGCCCCCTCCGGTCAGTTAGCCAATGGCGGAACAGTGAATCGCTGACAGCACGACGTGCATTCCGCTGTGCGCAGGGGGCGGGGCCAGGGGCGGGACCCAGGCGCTGGGCTTGCGGGGATTGTTGGAGCACGGTTGGGCGCTCAGTAGTGCTTATTCCCTTCCACTCACTTCAAAGTGCCTTATAAGCAGCGGGCCTTTCTGCTCCCTATACTGTCTTTCTTGGAAGCATCACTTTTCCTTACAAACGTCACGCTTCTTTGCATGAACATCTTGCCAACctcccttcttgtttttcctcctgGCAGGCTCAACATCTCTCCTTTGAACACGCATTCTCCCAAGCAAACATTTCTCTGTACAGAGAGAGAGCCCCTCCATTCTGCACAAACACCCACATCCTGGCACTCATCCTCCTTCCATGCGCACATAAATCCTCTGCCTTGCTTGCCAAATGTCTCCCGCTCACACCCTCAACTCTCCCGTGTACCTAAACCCCCTCACTTGCACACTGAGCCTCTATTCCCTTACACACCCTGCTCTCTGCTCCACACCCACCTGCGGGATGGCTCGAGTGGGAGTCCTCTCTTTCCTGTAGGCCTGACATTTCCCAGAACACACTCAGCCAAGATTCCCAGTGCTGAGTCAGGAAACTTGGCATCCCAGAAAAATCAGCTCCCAGTCcatctgggtgtgtgtgtgtgtgctgggggctGACTCACCCCTCTTCTCACTGTCTGGAATAGAAACAGCTGGCTGGGGCAACTCCCACTACTGGGAAAGGGGGAAATGCCGATGTGTCTCCCACAGCAACCGGCTCCCCCTTCCAACTGTCTTTGTCGGGAATCAGGActccctgtctctgtccctctgttGTGTGACCTCAGAAGAACCCTGGTCCCTCTCCGAACCTCAACTTTCCAACCTGTATCATGTACAggtgagaccctgactctgaCTTTTCATTGGCCTATAGAGGGATGACTCATTCTAGAGCCTTGGGTCTATGCCCATTGTTCCCCCACAAGGTGATTCAATTTCAAAGATTGAAACTACCTCCTGTCCCCCTCTAATGGTGATGATCTGACTCAGGAGTTGGGGGTAGCTCACCTTTGGCGGCaaactatgtaaaaaaaaaaaaaaaacctatgacAAATAACCCTACAGGGCTGTGGCTGACAGTGCCAAGCCTGACACCACATGTTTCATGTACATGAGATCATACCAAATGGCTCCAGGGCTACAAACAAAGACTAGAAGTTGGCAGACCTCTGAACCTCAGTGTCCTTATTTATAAACTGGGCATCCCTTCCTGCTTAGTGTTAGCGACAGAGAAGAGCAGTGAAATAGTGTCAGGGCCTGGAACAGAAAAAGTGCTCTTGATACGTGAGATTTCTTACGGAGAATTCAATGGAGCGTTTAAGTCACTCGTTCAAGGTAACACAGCGGGAAGTGGTGGAGTCGGGTCTCGAACCCACGTCTGTGAAATCCCCAAGTCTTTGAAAAGTCCGTCCTGCCCGTGCGTGAAGAATGCGCGTGCGATCGGATTCGTCCACGGGGATTGTAGTGAGGCTGAACTGGTTACCTGGTACAGGGAGATTAGGTTAGTCCGGGGGCTGAGGTGGAGCCCCCACAGGAGTACAACCCAGACACCGGTGTGCAGACCCAACCACCTCCAGCGCCTGGAGACAACCTCCTCCGACGCAGATGGGCGGAGCCGCAAAAGACCGCTCCCATTTACGTCACGTCCGGTGGGCGGGGCTAGGGTTTTTTTCCCTGGAGGTGGAGTATCGGTTAACCCCTGCGTGGCGGGGCAGGCCTGAGCTCTGTGGGCCGGAACTCGCGAGTCGGGGctccccagccacacccctcGCAGGATTTAAAGGGGAAGGAGGTGCCGGCCGGCCGAAGCCCGAATCCAGGGAGCGGGCATGAGGCGCTGCCCGTGTAGGGGAAGCCTGAACGAGGCGGAGGCCGGGGCGCTGCCCGCGGCGACCCGCATGGGGCTGGAGGCGCCGCGAGgggggcggcggcggcagccAGGACAGCAGCGACCAGGGCCTGGCGCTGGGGGCCCGGCGGCGGGGCCTGAGGGGGGCGGGCCCGGGACGTGGACTGAGGGGTCCAGCCTGCACACCGAGCCCGACAGGATGGGCCTTGGATCTGAACTAGGGACAGATGGCCCGCAGACAAAATCTTGGACAGAAGGACAGGCTGAGCCTGAAGCAGCTGGCCTGGGATCAGAGACCGAGAGGCCCAGCCAAAACACGGAGCCGGACCGGACACATCCTGAAAGGAGCAACCATTGGTTAGGGTTGGAGACGGCCGGTCCCTGGAGAGAGACTGGGACAGATGACTTTTGGACTGATCCTCACAGATCCGACCTCCAGTCTCAGCCAGAGAGGGCCAGCCTCTGGACACAGCCAGAGACTGATGAACCCTGGACAGAACTAGACATACTTGGGTGGCAGACCCAGCCAGAGAGGGTCAAGCCCTGGGCTGATAACCTCTGGACCCATAAGAGTAGATCCAACCTCCGGACTGACCCAGAGGGAGCCTGTCCCTCAACAGAACTAAGTGCTGATGGCTCTCGTAAGGAACTGTACACTGATGTCTCCAGGGCACCACAGGATACTGAAGACTCCTGGACAGAACCACACGCTGATGGCTCTCGGATACAACAGAATACTGAAACAACCTGGACACAGCCTTGCACTGATGGTCTCCAAACAGTACCTGAGGCAGACTGTCTTTTGGGGGAGTCCAACCAAGATGGCTCATTAGAGGAACCAGAACGTGGGGAGTTGGTGACTCACCTGTACCCTCACCTGGAGTGTAGCCCTCTGTGCCCTGTACCCCGCCTCATCATCACCCCCGAAACCCCTGAACCAGAGGCTCAGCCAATGGGACCTCCCTCCCGAATTGAGGGGGGCAGTGGTGGcttctcctctgcctcttctttCGACGAGTCTGAGGATGACTTGGTGGCCGGGGGCGGAGGTACCAGCGATCCTGAAGATAGGTCTGGGGTGAGTGGGACCCATTCtgctcctgagccacatccctcacCTCTCGCCCCTCAGTCTTTGCTTGGGATGTTCTCCACCTGTCAGCAATTTCATCTCCAGGCACCTCTTCTATTCACTGATCTCCTCCCTCTGACTCCAAGCTACTAACCCACTCCAGGCACCCCAGTCcatattctttcctttccccttcctcctttgtCTCTAGATCTGGGGTCAACAATGACTGACTTCATGGGTCTCAGCAACTCCTGAAATTGTACCATTGTGTGAATCTGGgtgtatgtgcacacataatTTTGCAGCAAGGTTTTATGATTTCTGTTGAATCCTCTGGGGGCGTCTCTTCTTTCATCTGGAGAACACTGGGATAGAGACATAGAGTTCACTTTCCTCCCCAAATGTCTTAGTCTGGATTCTGTGGTTCTCTTAAGGGGTCGTGAACCTTCCCTACCCTCGGGACTATACTGAGCTTCGAGTTTTCATCAGACTCTTGAAGGACTGTTTCAACCCTAGATGCTCCAGGAATCCTTGTCTCAATCAGGGACCCACCTGGTCTCCCTGTTGTCCCCCAGCTCCCTAAGGAGCTCCTGCAGACTCTTATTTGTATTCTCCAACCTCACTCCCAGCTTGGGTGCGGTTCTCCCCTGGTGAATCAGAAGGGCTGGCAGGGCAGGTTCAGGGAGGGAGGGTCAGAGGAGACACAGGTGTGAAGCTGGAGCCTCACGTGGGGCTGGGAGCACAGTCCACAGTCCACAGACAGCTTGCCTGCTGGGTCCTCCCATTGTGCTGGGGCCACTGACTGGAGTCTGCCCTGAGCCTCCCTCACCCCACATGCCTCTCCTAGGGACGTGTTCACACACGTGTCCACAGCTGTAAGAAACAGACCTGCCTGGACGTGCTGGTGCTCATGCAGAAGAGCTGACCCTCCGGGGCTTTCTGCCATTGCTCTTGTCTGCTTGCCTTCTCATCTCCTTGGCATTCAGCACAACTGAGCTGGAAATGGgtgactaataataataatatcgaCAAAAATGACAGTAGCTAGCTCTCACTCATGCCCAACCCTCTGCTAAGCTTTTTGCtcattaactcatttatttacttcttacAGCAGCCTCTATGTAAATAGTACTGTTATCccccagatgaggaaactaaggcacagagaaggAAAGTCATTTGTCCAAGGAGACCATGTACTGTACAGATTCAAGCCTTTCCTGTGTACCAGccactattctttttttatttttgaatttggtaccagggattgaaccactgagccacattcctatccccccctttttaatttttttaaaaaatattttgaaacaagagtctcactaagttgctaaattgctaaattgccttgctaaattgctgaggttgacctcagacttgggatcctgcctcagcctccagtcactgggattacaggtgagcaccaccatacccagctgtaCCAGGCACCATTCTAAGTGCTTTATTTGTGTTGCCTCTTTGAATCCTCACAACAGCACTAGAAGATCGGGATcattattgtctccattttgtagatgaagaaactgaggcacagagaggtgacaTCAACTTGCTTAGGGTTGGCTAAGTCAAATCAGAGCCAGTATTTAACTCAGTCCTAGCTGAGTTTTCAACCTGTCATTTAACCCTGTGGTGTGTGGATCTGTCCCTAACTTGCCTTCTTTCTAGACTTCCCTATGTCCAGTTTTCCTTATCTTTCCAGAAGCTGCCTCTAGGGCTCAGCTCTGACCAGATGCTTTCCCTGCTCTATGCCTGCTGGGGGCCCCGGGGGCTCCCCAGAGCCTTCAGTAGCTCCGTGCTGTGTTCAGAGCCTTCTGTCTCAGACTTCTTCCTCTATTCtgcatccctctcccttcctgacCCTTCTGCTGTAACTAAGCCTAAGTACACAGTGTCCCCTGAACACCCTGCTGCTTTCCTGCCTCCACACATTGCTCAAGCTGTTCCTACTGCACAGAAGGCCTTTGCTTCCTTCTCGCTCAGTTTTGAAATCCCATCAGACCTTAAAggcacccttccttccttttttccttcccataATCCTGTCTTCCTAATCTGATGGCAGTCAGTCCCTGAGCTCCTACCGTATGTCTGGTCCTTTGTTGCCTTTGCAGGAGACAGAACAGTGACCAAGATACTTCTTTCATGGAGCTCCCATGGTCAGACCAGTGGGGGAAACTGATCTCCTGATGATAGAGTGATCAGGGCTGGGATGGCAGAAGCCCAGAGGATTGCGGGTACCTAGAGGGCATGACTGGCCAGACCTGGGGCATCAGAGGGCTTCCTGGAGCAGAGGGCATGTGAACTGAAATCCTCATGAAACCTCTGAGAAAGCTCAGATTAACCCTTGGACctaagataaaagaaagaagactgaaaaaaaaaaaaaaaaaaaaagccaggggTGGGGTGGCGGGGCGTGGAGAAGAAAGATGAAGATGCTCAATCTATTTGTcattacaacaaaacaaaacacaaaagcagTCTCAACTAACCTTCAAGCAGTGTTTGTTTTTggagtgcctgctgtgtgccaggtcATGTGCTGGGGACAGTCATGGTCATGGcaccctgctccctgccctcaTGAGCTTGTCCAGCAAGAGTGCAGTGAATAAGCCCTAGAGTGGTGGGGTCAGAGAGCCAGAATGCCAGCACTGTGCTGGGCGATGTTAGGCAAGTGgtttcacctctctgagcctctgtttcctcctctgtgacatAGACAAAGATCTTCCTGGGGTTGTGTTTTTAGGATTAAATAGGGTATGGCACACTGAGTCTTTGTTATTGTGCCTGGAATGTACCAGGTGCTTAGTAAACAGGAACTTTGATTAATCACCTCCTCTCCAGCAGAGGGAATAGCCCTTCCTGGATCCCGTCGCCCAACACCCTGACTGCTGTCGGATGCCTGCTTGGTAGCTGGGccctgaggggtgggggagaacaTGACCTTGACTCTGAGATAGGAGGGGAATGAGCCACTCTGCTGCCTTCTCTGGAGTATTTTggtttgtgtgtgggggtgtgggtGTTGGTTAAGGTGGTGTGATATAACGGAATGCTTcatttttgaagtgctggggatcaaacccagggtcttgtgcatataTCACACTGCCTGTACTACTGAACTAAACCACGAGCCCCTCTCTGATTTTCTGTtgctctgtctctccctctgtctttctctcttttcacacacttgctctttctttctctgccatcttTTTCTGTCTCCGGCATTCCTTTGTATCTGTGTCTGTCTTTTTGCCTTTCCATATTTCTATCTCTTTTAGCCATTCTGTACCTGTCTCTGAGTTAGTAAGGTAAATCAGGATCTGCTGCAGTAACAAACAGTTCCCAAATCTGAGTAACTTAGAACACAAGAGGTTTTTGTTGTTCAGCTTACACAAAGCCACAGGTTCTTGGTGGGTGAGGGGGCTCTGTTCCATGCTCCCTTCGCTTAGGGGCCCAGATTAAAGGAGCTTCCATTTTTCTGTCCACTCTTTGAACTGACTCTCAAGTTTTCCATCCAAAATGACACTTCTGCTCACAAtttattggccaaagcaagtcaatAACCTCAGTTCAAGAGGACAGGGACAACTCTGGAAGGGGGAAGTGCTGGAGCTATGGTGAACAGCTCCCGTGattgtctgtctctgtctctctgcttctgtcatcACGTCATCTGTCACTGTTGCTTTTTCCTCTGTGGTCATCCCCATCTGTTCACTCCTGCCTCTATCATTTGCCCCAGAAGACCTGGCCTAATTTGGGGCTTCCGTGTTTTGGGAGTGTGTGTTTTGGGGCAGGGAAGAGATTTGGCAGTTGTTACGGTGACAAAACCTAGCCTGTTCTTATGCAAGACAAAGACAAAGATagacagaagacagagagacagagcctTTCCCCCACCTTTGCTGAGGCCTTTGGAGATCTCATGCTTGCTGAAGTGGGGTTTCCCCCAGCAAGCTTGGGAAGAGCGATTCCACAAAGCCACCTGGCCCTGGCAAGACCTCATGTCCACCTTGACCGCTGATCGTGGTAGCCCTTGCAGCCTGTTCTTGCCTAGCTTTGGCCCTGACCCCACCCTCGCTCTGCCCCACACAGAGCAAGCCATGGAAGAAGCTGAAGACGGTTCTGAAGTACTCGCCCTTTGTGGTCTCCTTCCGTAAACACTACCCCTGGGTCCAGCTTTCCGGACATGCTGGTGAGAGTGGGTCCGTGGGCTAGCAGGGCTGGGTGGAGGTGCCTGGTAGTTTTATAGTTAGTTTTCCTACCTATAAAATGGGCTTGGTGACAGTCCCCATCTCATGGGGCTATTACGAAAAACACTTGAGCCTGGGACTGGGCATTTGTATGTCAGTGCGGAAGTGATTCCCTATTATTCTGGTGGGTGGTTGGACCTCAACTCTGGGTTATGTTCTTTTTTCATGGGTGACCCTGGGCATGTAACTTTCCTTTATTGGGCCTCAATTTCCCTATTGGTTAACATGGAGACTCCCTTGCAGGGGTAACTGGAGAGTTAAAACCCAAACATTCGGGGTTCAGTGGTGCACGcacataatcccagcaacttggaggctgaggcaggagaatcgcaagtttgagaccagcctcagcaacttagcgagggcctaagcaatgtagtgagaccctgtctcaaaataaaaaataaaaggggctggggatgtggctcagcgattaagtgctcctgggttcactcccagTACCCAAAACGAAAACAAAACATAGAGAGAGACGGGGATGCAGACCCCTCATAAATGCAAATTATCATTGCCTGCTCTTTCCCCATTTTCAGAGTTTAGGGGACTCTC contains:
- the Itpkc gene encoding inositol-trisphosphate 3-kinase C isoform X2, coding for MRRCPCRGSLNEAEAGALPAATRMGLEAPRGGRRRQPGQQRPGPGAGGPAAGPEGGGPGTWTEGSSLHTEPDRMGLGSELGTDGPQTKSWTEGQAEPEAAGLGSETERPSQNTEPDRTHPERSNHWLGLETAGPWRETGTDDFWTDPHRSDLQSQPERASLWTQPETDEPWTELDILGWQTQPERVKPWADNLWTHKSRSNLRTDPEGACPSTELSADGSRKELYTDVSRAPQDTEDSWTEPHADGSRIQQNTETTWTQPCTDGLQTVPEADCLLGESNQDGSLEEPERGELVTHLYPHLECSPLCPVPRLIITPETPEPEAQPMGPPSRIEGGSGGFSSASSFDESEDDLVAGGGGTSDPEDRSGSKPWKKLKTVLKYSPFVVSFRKHYPWVQLSGHAGNFQAGEDGRILKRFCQCEQQSLEQLMGDPLRPFVPAYYGMVQRDGQAFNQMEDLLADFEGPSIMDCKMGSRTYLEEELVKARERPRPRKDMYEKMVAVDPAAPTPEEHAQGAVTKPRYMQWRETMSSTSTLGFRIEGIKRKYVTRLEELREALENSPFFKTHEVVGSSLLFVHDHTGLAKVWMIDFGKTMALPNHQTLSHRLPWTEGNREDGYLWGLDNLIHLLQGLTQS
- the Itpkc gene encoding inositol-trisphosphate 3-kinase C isoform X1, with translation MRRCPCRGSLNEAEAGALPAATRMGLEAPRGGRRRQPGQQRPGPGAGGPAAGPEGGGPGTWTEGSSLHTEPDRMGLGSELGTDGPQTKSWTEGQAEPEAAGLGSETERPSQNTEPDRTHPERSNHWLGLETAGPWRETGTDDFWTDPHRSDLQSQPERASLWTQPETDEPWTELDILGWQTQPERVKPWADNLWTHKSRSNLRTDPEGACPSTELSADGSRKELYTDVSRAPQDTEDSWTEPHADGSRIQQNTETTWTQPCTDGLQTVPEADCLLGESNQDGSLEEPERGELVTHLYPHLECSPLCPVPRLIITPETPEPEAQPMGPPSRIEGGSGGFSSASSFDESEDDLVAGGGGTSDPEDRSGSKPWKKLKTVLKYSPFVVSFRKHYPWVQLSGHAGNFQAGEDGRILKRFCQCEQQSLEQLMGDPLRPFVPAYYGMVQRDGQAFNQMEDLLADFEGPSIMDCKMGSRTYLEEELVKARERPRPRKDMYEKMVAVDPAAPTPEEHAQGAVTKPRYMQWRETMSSTSTLGFRIEGIKKADGTCNTNFKKTQALEQVTKVLEDFVDRDHGILRKYVTRLEELREALENSPFFKTHEVVGSSLLFVHDHTGLAKVWMIDFGKTMALPNHQTLSHRLPWTEGNREDGYLWGLDNLIHLLQGLTQS